The sequence gatcttacaacatgttccaaaatcatcgttcacaaaaaaattcgcagatcgttccgtgtaaagtcCGCCGATtttaccaatgtgtgagataggcttaagcgatcgcacaacgaatttccgtacgatatatcgtaccgtctaaacgctgaccgttatgaaaaatcgttactctgacatctttaatcgtacgattgggccaattattgttttgtgtaaacgcagcattaggtaaGGCTGTTTGGCGCGCTCATCCAGCCCACCCCTGGCGGGCTTGCTGCACTAATTAGAACGGATAGGCCGCCTGAGGCAGTGCTCTAAATTCTTACTGTACAGAGAACTAAATTAAAACTGCATGGCAatggtgctgaagatgaaggtaagacgTCTTCATCCTGAGCACCCCATGCTTTATAGGCAGCTATGAGCAacttagattcgtctaacctgctgatagttcccctgtaAAAATCATGGTGGTGTGTGCACCCTCTGCGTTTGCTATATTTTTATATTGAGTCATTGACTGCACTTCTGCTCATTGTACTTGTAACTGACAAAGTTCTTAAATTCTCCTTTAGGCCAAAAAGGTGCCTAAGAAGCTCGTCCAGGGGGGTCTCCCAGGCTTCTACAAGAACTTGGGCGGAGGATTCAAAGCTTCAAGTCAGGTAAGTGAAGTCAGCCGCTTATCTGGGTACACTTCTGTGCCTATTCATTAGTATAGCTAGGGTTATGTGTAAGTTTTCCTCTATTTCGATAAAAGTAATTGTGATGGCAGATAACACTTTATGGTATCTGTTAAATATACCCCATGAGCCTTTCAATACCTGTTCACGAGATATACAATAGGCTATACGTGATTAAAGGTATGCCTGACTGACCTTACCACCTGTAGGCTATAATGACATTCTATTAATGTATTAAAATAGACTCTGGTGTAATGAGTATACTCTTCCTTACCCCATTCTGCTACTGCATGGATGCCTCCCTGCTACCATCTTTTTCCTGTGACGTCCCTCTAGTGGAGGAACAACCTGCTCAGTCACTGCTGCGGGGGCGAATCCGCCTTAATGATTGGCTGTGTAGATAGTTCCTATGGGGACAGGGAGGAAGTGGAAAGCAGTGGAGACTGGGGTGGGGGTTTAGGGTAGGCGAGTATGCTCTTTTACTTTAGTCGGAGTTCATTTACAAAATCCTTATACTGCAGCAATTATACCCTTAAACATATGGTAAGATCGGAAGGTAAAcgtgcacacagtgtatagcaTTAGGTCATAAATGTAGAAAGGGTTGGCCACGAatggtaaaattgctcagtgtacagtattagtaggtgtacttactgacagcagctccctgtgtacctcatagagctaaaatcagactcccctcctccagcctgggctgccctgctctgtggtgagtctgtccataagttggccgaaatggaggagcatgtgaccctgcctacagtgtccaccactgagcctgtatatgcctatagtgGACACTGAGGgtgtggcatggtcacatgctccatgtcagccatcttatggacagactcgccacagaggAGGGAcatcacagcctggaggaagggagcctgattttagctctgaggcaCATAGGGAGCTGCTATCGACAGAGTAcaactactaatactgtacactgaacgattttactataaagtggccaacccctttatgtTTAGAAAATAGGGGGGTTGTGTATTAACAGCGCCTGACCAGTTTCAGGAGACCTGTGCACATAGAAAGTGGCTAATTGTCATTTTGTTGAGGGGATTTCTTTGAAGGTTTAGAATCTGTATGGGATTGCTGCTTGGGAGCAGACAAATCTTTTAGCCTTGTCATTGATGAACTTTGTGATTGATTTTCACTAAAATGAAACCATTTCACATGCACTACCATCTGAGACGGCTGACAGGCAGTAGTGGTCTGCACCGCTGCATTTCTGCATCTGTTTCATGTGTTGTCATTTTATGCAGGTTCTGGTCATCGATGGCAGAGGACATCTCCTTGGGCGTCTCGCTGCTATTGTTGCTAAACAAGTGTTGCTTGGTAAGTGTGGATAATTAGATTCATGTAGAAAATACTGTATGGTCATTGATGAGCCTAAAGTTTCTCATACGAGTTTAATCGACCATGAGATAACTTTACATGCACTACCATCTGAGGCCAATATGTTAACTACACATATAAACTAAAATTCTGTTCATTTATGTCTAATACAATATTTTTAAATCTCCAGGACGCAAAGTAGTAGTTGTAAGATGTGAAGGAATCAACATTTCCGGAAACTTCTACCGTAACAAACGTAAGTGTTCTAGTTTAAGCACCCTGCATATTTGGTACAGATGCATATACTTTGAGTatattaaatggaatctgtcaggtctCTGGAACTTTACACACCACATGCCATGGGACCTGACAGGTCAGAAGAACAGCATTGCAATGCTGGAGCTCTGCAACACTGTAGAGTGTCCCAGGGCATTTGTTGTCAGAGCAGTTAGTCATGCAGTGCACCCCCTCCTGCAAGTCAAGCTTTGTACACTGTGACAGACCACCTATATATTACCACTGCAGTTATCATCAGCAAGAACATGGCTGATATACTCAGAGGTATCTGTTGCCAGCACTAACTACTACtatagatgcctccctctgtCAGTGCATTGGCACTAGGATGCCAGTGAGTTACTGTTTAAGCTTTGTAGCCTAACAGAGGCCCCATATTTTCTATAAAAAGGAAGGGTTGTTGACCTcagatcaaccaaaacacggTAGAGAAATAATTGTTTCTCAGTCTGTGAATCTAGGGACATTGTTCAAGCATTATTGCTTTGAATGCACTTAGTctcttccacctagccagaatcctgctccacgctgaggtgtaaaaccccaaaacagctgtctgtggatagataccttcgGTATGTCCTAAGTTGTGTCATACTTGGCACTGGCTTGTTGGAATGTTTCCCTCACTGTAGACTTTCTCATTTGCTTGGTTATTCCTTCCCAGTAGAAGGTCTTGCTGGCTCACCAATGTTGAGGAACACGTCATAGCagctctgcagtatttttgcccATATTTTCTATAGACGTATAACAGGCAGTAATGCTTTGGAAGAAGTATTACTGTGTTACAGAAGCCATACAGAATAGTTTTTTCCCTTGTGGAATAAGTAAAATTTAGACCGCGTGGTTACACTGTAGTACCACTGCAGGTGTAACAAAGTCTACATCAGACGCAAGGGGAATTTTAAAAGTTTCCAAAGGGGAGGTAGacatgtaaatcaacagtaaaaaGCTTATAAAAATGTCCTCCACAGCTTTACCTAATTAAGCGCATAACTTAATCATAAGGATTCTATAGATTAAGCAGGTCACTTTACTATTCCAGCCTTACCAGGTTAGCTGCTCATGTTGTCGTGTTGACTAACAATATGAGTATAATGTTGGCATCATTATGCAAGTGCTtacatgagatttttttattttttttcccctacaatAGTTAAGTATCTTGCTTTCCTGCGCAAACGTATGAACACAAACCCTTCCCGTGGGCCATACCACTTCAGAGCACCCAGCCGCATCTTTTGGAGGACTGTAAGAGGTAAAGCTGAACTTACACTATATATTTTCCTTGCAGACGTCAGTAGCTTGATCTGGTCAgccttaaaaaattaaaaaaaaatgtatttgagtATCAGCCAGGACAGCTGCTGCTGGAGCAGCAGCAAAGTCGACTTGTAATGCAGAGGTTTGGGTTATAAGCCGTGTGTGATGGAAAAGCGTGCAACTTCTATTCTGATCCAGTGGAAGTTGCTCACATTTCTATTGCACGTGATTCTTAACCGAGGATACCTAAACGTCAGCATTGAGTCTACTTTGCTGGTAGGTACTCTTTAAACTTTATAGTATTTAGCATGATGCAAAGTTTCTAGATTTGTAATGAGTGGACTCTCACAGGATCTTAGAGGTTTACTATTCACTTCTCTGTATTCAGGTATGCTGCCACACAAGACCAAGAGAGGACAGGCTGCTTTGGAGAGGCTGAAGGTCTTTGATGGTATCCCACCTCCTTATGACAAGGTAAGTTGTCTTTTTACCAATGCATTGCTGTGCTAAGGCACTTTTTATAAGAGGTGATTTTAAAATGGCTTTTCTGCTTATAGAGGAAGCGTATGGTGGTCCCTGCAGCCCTGAAGATCGTGCGCCTGAAGCCAACAAGAAAGGTATGCAGCACCTGGCTCCTGACATAGCCTGGCTTATGTTGGTTTTACCCTATTGGTGTTTTAATTTGGATTTTTGTGGCCATATACCAAATATTATTTGGATCTTGTGTAGTTCGCATACCTTGGTCGCCTTGCCCATGAAGTTGGCTGGAAGTACCAAGCTATTACTGCCACTCTTGAAGAGAAGAGGAAGGAAAAGGCCAAGCTGCACTACAAGAAAAAGAAGCTGGTCATGGTAAGTTGAAGGGATGCAGTTTATAATGGTCTACTGTAGGGAGTATGTCAGGGAATATCAAGGATGCATTTAAAAGGGTGCTCCGGACAGGGGGGGCTTTTTTCCTCATGTGGGGGAGAGATGAAGGCAACAACGTACACTACCTCCCTGATTCCAGCGTCGGGTCCCGCATTTTGCTACTCCGGTATGCGatgcccggctgcttcctggtctgtggTGCAGCTTGAGATGTAATGTTTTCAggccattcagcagctgtagcagGATCCCACCTCCAGCAAaatgcgggacccagggaggtaagtggtcGACGTCTCCTTCATTCACcctctccccggccatagctacTGTTCTCCAGTAGTCATAATTGGACATGTCATGTTTGTTTTCTGATCTATAGGATTTTATTACTGGACTACTAAACCTTTTTAGGACTAGTCAAATTGTCCACCACTAGCTTTTACATATCGATAGGATGGTACAGCATAATCCATTTCAGCCTTGCCATTGATGAACTTTGTGCTTGAGTTTCAGTACAATGAAACAATTTCACATGCACTACCATCTGAGGTGGCTGATGGTAATGACGTAAACTGTCTGCATCACTATGCATGAGTATCCAGGGCTGGATCAGCGCTTGTATAAATGGTTTTTATCTACAAGATGTATGTAAAGTAGAATACCTTTTAGTGTTGGAGATTTTACTCGCTGTTCATAAGGGATTTACATGTAATGCATTAGCCTACCCTGGTACCACTGTGGCTGCTTCTGCTCATCTTAGTCATGCTTCTGATCCTTGCACTCTATTTGTATATTATACCATGAGGGAGAACAACCATTAAATGTTCCTTTTCTACACATGAAGTGGACTAGTGCCATACTTGCAGTTGATGTACATCTGTATTGAATGAAACCTTTTTCCCACTCCTGCCATTATTTGCAGGTTGAGCACTGTATGTAGTACCCAGTCTATTCATTTCTTCTCCTTTTTCAGAAACTGAAGAAACAGGCAGAGAAGAACGTTGAAAGCAAAATTGCAAAGTACACAAATGTCCTGAAGCAGTACGGTGTCCTCGTCTAAATATCCACACACATTTGGAATAAATATTTGAAGAAATATTGGTGGTTGCGTGTCTGAGCTGTTTTTCACACACTGTGACCTCACTTTGTTGTTGATCTGTAACAGGCAGGCATTGAATCATTCACCTCatggcaattaaaaaaaatagtgaagCCCTTGCTTGTGCTCGGTAAACAATACCTCAGTCACTTATAAGGAGCCTGTTGGTCATTTGAAACGTTTGAGTTTGGCTGCCGCTTCCTATGATCTGTGGGCCTACTTTATTGCGATAAAACACAGAGATCTTGCAGGATTTGTGCTGTGTTCattggga is a genomic window of Dendropsophus ebraccatus isolate aDenEbr1 chromosome 4, aDenEbr1.pat, whole genome shotgun sequence containing:
- the RPL13A gene encoding large ribosomal subunit protein uL13 translates to MADAKAKKVPKKLVQGGLPGFYKNLGGGFKASSQVLVIDGRGHLLGRLAAIVAKQVLLGRKVVVVRCEGINISGNFYRNKLKYLAFLRKRMNTNPSRGPYHFRAPSRIFWRTVRGMLPHKTKRGQAALERLKVFDGIPPPYDKRKRMVVPAALKIVRLKPTRKFAYLGRLAHEVGWKYQAITATLEEKRKEKAKLHYKKKKLVMKLKKQAEKNVESKIAKYTNVLKQYGVLV